From the genome of Roseivivax sp. THAF197b:
TTGAGTGGTGTCTTGTTGCGCATCTATTTTAGATGAATCTCAATTCATATCCGGGTGAACCGGAAATCCACAGCATGATACAGGCAAGGCGAACCAGGTCGACTGGGAGTTTGTGAATGTATTTGGCAATTTCTGCCGCTGTTTCAGTGTTACCAGTTTTGTATAGCGTGTGTTGCTCAAGAGAATTCGTTTTATATTCTCATAAAATCAATGCCGGTGCTGCCATATGATGGTCGTCTCAAGCGCCATTGGGCCTGAAGCCTGTGCGGCACCGGCATCTCGACTTTTGCCTTTTGCGACTCGAGCAGAACCAATGCCCTCAAGTGCTTTGCGGCAGGTGCGTGTTTGTCGTGCTATTGATATTTGGCGGGTCGGTCATTCGGGCAAAGTCAAGATTTCACTCACCCGCCCCGCCGGACATATTCCGGCCGTTCCTTCGCCGGACCGGACCTATTGCGCGGTCGCGCCCCTGATCCTGCCCGGCAAGGAGGTTGCGTCGTGACGTCTTCGGTCAATGGCACGCTGCACCGGGGAGGCCGCGGCCCGGATCGGACACCCTCCGGAACGGCGGACCGCAAGCGCGTCGTCATCATCGGCAGTCTTGGCTATTCGCTGGTGAATTTTCGTCTCGACCTGATGCGCCGTTTTCAGGCCAACGGATACGATGTGCTTGCCCTGGCGGCCGAGATTGACCCGGACACAGCCGCAGCGCTTGACCGCAATGGCATCGCACATCGCGAGATCCCGATGAACCGCACCGGAACGAACCCGTTTCACGATATCCGGTCATTGACGGCGCTCCTGCGGGAATTGCGGAGGGCGCGGCCCGATATCGTCGTTGCCTATACCATGAAGCCCATCGTCTATGGCTGTCTTGCCGCGCAGCTTGCGTCGGTCCCGGACCGATACGCGCTCTTCACGGGGTTGGGTTACGCCTTCACGGAGCCCAATCCGACGGGACGGCGGCGGCTGGTGCGGACAACGACGATCTGGCTGCACCGGATGGCGCTGCGCGGGATCACCGCGGCATTTTGCTATAACAGCGCCGACCGGGAGGATATTCGCCGCTTCGGGCTGATCCCGCCAAAGGTCGCGCTGCATGACATCCCGGGCTCCGGCGTCGATACATCCCGCTTCGCGCCCACGCCGGTTCCCGCCGGTCCGATCAAGTTCCTCTTCGTCGGTCGGCTCTTGCGGTCCAAGGGAATTGCCGTCCTGGCGGAGGCTGCCAAGAAGCTCAAGGGCGAAGGGCTCGATTTCGAGATCGAGATCCTCGGACCGAAGGACCCGAACCCGGACCATATCAGCGACCGCGAACTTGAAGATTGGAAAGCTGCCGGTCTGATCCGCCATCTCGGCGCCAGCGACGATGTGGTGCCTTTCATCCAGAACTGCAGTGTCTTCGTCCTTCCGACCTATCTGCGCGAAGGCATTCCGCGCTCGATCCTTGAGGCGATGTCCTGCGGCCGGGCCGTGATCACCACCGATAGTCCGGGCTGCGGGGAGACGATCGATGACGGTGTGTCCGGGCTGGTCGTGCCGCGCGGCGATGCGGAGGCGCTTGCAGGCGCCATGCGGCGTTTCGTGAAGGAGCCGGGGCTGGCGGAGCGCTTCGGGCAAGCCGCCCGTCAGAAAGTGTGCGGCACAAACGATGTGCATCTCGTCAATGCGAAGCTCATGCACGGCATGGGGATCGAAATTGGCGGGCTTGAAGCCGTGCCGCAGACCGGAACCTTGTCTGCTGCCGTGGAGCCGAAAACCAAGCGGGAGGTCAGCGCGCCATGACGCAGCGATTGGATCGACCGCATTCTCGTTCAGGAATACGCCGCATGAACACGGCCGATGCCCGCGCTCCGATGCGGCAGAGGTCCTATGCGGAGCGCGTCATCGCGGGCAGGGCCAACTGATGAAAGTGTTGTTCGTTCAGGGCGGGTTCGGTGCCGGAGGTGCGGAGAAGATCATCGCGATGATCGCCGCAAACCGCGCGGAGCAAGGCGATGAGGTGCATGTCGCCGGGATGACCATGCCGAAAGATGGCTCCTTTTTCACCTATCCCGATGCCGTGCGCCTGCACCCGATGTGCCTTGAGGATGCGGCCCCAAGGCGCCGGGTCCAGTGGCAAAGGCTGCGGCATATCCGGCGGGTCATCAAGAAGACGAAGCCGGACGTCATCATCTCTTTCCTGACCAAGGTGAACACGCTGGTCCTGTTGGCGACGCTTGGCTCTTCCGTGCCCGTCGTGATTTCCGAGCGGAACAATCCCAAGGCGCAGAATGCAAACCCGATCTGGGATCGCGCGCAATCTCTTCTGGGCCGACGCGCCACCTCTATCGCGATGCAGACGGAGCGGGCGCGCGAGGATCTGCCCTCGGGCCTGCAATCGCGGGCGGTTGTCATCCCCAATCCCTGCGCGCCGCTTGCGCCGTCGAAGGCCCGTCCCGGGATCGGCGCCAATCTGGTCGCGGTCGGTCGTCTGGATCGCCAGAAGGGGTTCGACATGCTTCTGGAGGCGATGCCTTCGATCCGCGATACCGTTCCCGAAGCACGCCTGACCATCTTCGGCGAAGGCCGCGAACGCGCCGCGCTTGAGGCGCAAAGGCAGCGTCTCGGCATTGCGGATTGCGTCTTCCTGCCGGGGGCAAGTCTGCCGGGCCAGTGGATCGAAGGGCAGGATATGCTCGTCGTCTCGTCCCGGTTCGAGGGGTTCCCGAATGTCATCGCCGAGGCCGTGGTCAGCGGCTTGCCGGTCGTCTCGTTCGATTGCGATTACGGTCCGCAGGAACTGATCCGGCACGGCGAAAACGGCTTTCTTGTCCCGCAGGACGATATCGAGGGGTTTGCCCGATCCGTTACCGATGTGGCCCGCGACCCCGATCTGCGCGCGGCGATCTCGAAGGCGGCGGGTCCGACGCGCGAATGGTTGGCACCTGCGCGGATTCTGCGGGAGTGGGATCGCGTGATCGATGGCGTCACCGCGTCGAGGACCGTTTCGCGTCAGGCCGACAGACCCGCGAGTGCTGCGTCCAGCTCGTCGAAGCTTTGACATTTGACATGGGCAGCATGGTCATTGTCCGGGGGAACTGGGGAATGGACGCTGCCCGGGCGCGTGATCTGGACGGTCAACCAACCGCGCGCCTTCGGGGTGACGAAATCCTTGGCGGGATTATCGGCGACATAGACCATCGGGGAGGAGCTTCCGAAGCCTTCCATTTCTTCGTAAGCGCGTGGATGCGGTTTCCCGAAACCCGGCGGCCAGGCCCCTGTGGGCCGGATATGCGCAATCCACCGCTCTAGACTCAAAGCGGCGATTTTCGCGCGCTGCATGTGTTCCGGCCCGTCCGTGATCAGCCCGTACGGACCCTCCGCCCGCGCCAGATAGCGCGCCGCATCATCCGCGAGGGTGATCTGCGGCGGGTGACCGCGATAGGCCGCGACCAGCTCCGCGATCCATTCCGGACTTGGGTCCAGACCGAGCTGGGCGCAGGCCCGATCGAAGACATGTCGACGTTCGCCAGCCTCGAAGAGCGCACGGCAGGCCGCGCCAAACCCGGTGATTCCGGTCTGCGCCGCGACCCAATGGTCCAGATGACGGTAGCCGGAAAAGGCAAAATCACGCTCGAGGTAAAGCGTGTCGTCGAGGTCGAAGACCAGCATCAACCCTGAAACACCGCGGCGTCGTAGCGGACCATCAGCACGTCCGGACGCCAGTTGTTATGCGCCGAGCAGTCCCGGCCCGACACCTCTTCCAGAAGCCATTTCGCAAATGTGGCGCCTGCCTCGTCCGCCAGCGGATAGCCCCCGCCGAACCGGGCGTTGATCTCGATCACGCAGGGGCCGAGATCCGGATCGTCGATGACCTGGAAACAGGCAACACCGCGCAAATCGGGTAGGGCGCGTACGATCCCTTCCGCGATCTCCTGCAGATCCTGCCGCCGTACGGTTCTGCCTTTCTCGACCTCGCCCGCGCGAATTTGCAGGCGCAGATGAGGAACGACCGTGCGTAGCGCGCCATGAGCGTCCACGACGATGTTCACCGTGTATTCATCGCCGCGCAGGAGCTTTTGAAACACCATCGGCTCCGGGAAGTCCGTCGGCACGTCTTCCATGCGCTCGAAGACCTGAAGGCCGCGGCTGGAACTTCCCCCGCTCGGCTTGGCGAAGATCGGCCAGCCGAGCGCGTCCGGCGCGTCGAGAAGGGCGGAATGGCTCACGGATTTCGGCACCGGCACCCCGGCGGCGCCCAGCACGTCCGAGGTGCGCAGCTTGTCCCGGACCACGTCGATCACCGCCTCGGACGAGACATGCAGACGCGCGCCACATGCGGCGAACTCCTCGGCCTTTCGGGCCAGAGGCTGCAGTTCCGGGTCGATGGTCGGAACGACTAGGTCCACATCATGCTCCCGCACGATCGCGAGGATCGCATCCGCATATTGCGCGTCGGTGCAGCGGGGGACGGTGAACCTTTTGTCCGCCAGCAAACAGGCCGCGCTCAGATCCGGCATCATGTCACAGGCCAGGATCTCGAGGTTCAGATCGAGTGTCTTCGCGGCGGTGCGAAAACGCTCAAGAAGCCCGACGCGCCGACCGGCGGAGCAGAACAATACGCGTATGGAATCTTTCGGCATATGGCCCTCCAATGGACCGGAACTCGAACTCAGACGGCGTGCAGTGCAGATCCGTCAGACATGATCGGCGAATGTCCGGGGCCGCACCTTCCATGATTGGGTCCGGCGCGCCGTAAAACCTGATAGCCCTAATTGACGGGCATTATCCGTGCGAGGTCGCCAAATCTGTGGGGTCAGGCCCCGTGATCAATGGATCCCCAAAGCGTCAATCGCCTTATCAACCACAGAGCTTTGCTGAAGTTTTTCCAAACATTCCTTGATGCGCTGGGACTCGGCCTCGTGGGTGTCGCTCATCTTGTCGATCTTTTCGACGATATGATCGACGCCCGGTTCCCGGATGTCGAAGACGTAATCCTGCTGTTGGAAATGTTCCGCCAGATCGATGTACTTGTTGGCCCATCCCAGGATGATGGCGGGCACGCC
Proteins encoded in this window:
- a CDS encoding ATP-grasp domain-containing protein, with amino-acid sequence MPKDSIRVLFCSAGRRVGLLERFRTAAKTLDLNLEILACDMMPDLSAACLLADKRFTVPRCTDAQYADAILAIVREHDVDLVVPTIDPELQPLARKAEEFAACGARLHVSSEAVIDVVRDKLRTSDVLGAAGVPVPKSVSHSALLDAPDALGWPIFAKPSGGSSSRGLQVFERMEDVPTDFPEPMVFQKLLRGDEYTVNIVVDAHGALRTVVPHLRLQIRAGEVEKGRTVRRQDLQEIAEGIVRALPDLRGVACFQVIDDPDLGPCVIEINARFGGGYPLADEAGATFAKWLLEEVSGRDCSAHNNWRPDVLMVRYDAAVFQG
- a CDS encoding glycosyltransferase family 4 protein, whose translation is MKVLFVQGGFGAGGAEKIIAMIAANRAEQGDEVHVAGMTMPKDGSFFTYPDAVRLHPMCLEDAAPRRRVQWQRLRHIRRVIKKTKPDVIISFLTKVNTLVLLATLGSSVPVVISERNNPKAQNANPIWDRAQSLLGRRATSIAMQTERAREDLPSGLQSRAVVIPNPCAPLAPSKARPGIGANLVAVGRLDRQKGFDMLLEAMPSIRDTVPEARLTIFGEGRERAALEAQRQRLGIADCVFLPGASLPGQWIEGQDMLVVSSRFEGFPNVIAEAVVSGLPVVSFDCDYGPQELIRHGENGFLVPQDDIEGFARSVTDVARDPDLRAAISKAAGPTREWLAPARILREWDRVIDGVTASRTVSRQADRPASAASSSSKL
- a CDS encoding glycosyltransferase family 4 protein → MTSSVNGTLHRGGRGPDRTPSGTADRKRVVIIGSLGYSLVNFRLDLMRRFQANGYDVLALAAEIDPDTAAALDRNGIAHREIPMNRTGTNPFHDIRSLTALLRELRRARPDIVVAYTMKPIVYGCLAAQLASVPDRYALFTGLGYAFTEPNPTGRRRLVRTTTIWLHRMALRGITAAFCYNSADREDIRRFGLIPPKVALHDIPGSGVDTSRFAPTPVPAGPIKFLFVGRLLRSKGIAVLAEAAKKLKGEGLDFEIEILGPKDPNPDHISDRELEDWKAAGLIRHLGASDDVVPFIQNCSVFVLPTYLREGIPRSILEAMSCGRAVITTDSPGCGETIDDGVSGLVVPRGDAEALAGAMRRFVKEPGLAERFGQAARQKVCGTNDVHLVNAKLMHGMGIEIGGLEAVPQTGTLSAAVEPKTKREVSAP
- a CDS encoding HAD family hydrolase, with the translated sequence MLVFDLDDTLYLERDFAFSGYRHLDHWVAAQTGITGFGAACRALFEAGERRHVFDRACAQLGLDPSPEWIAELVAAYRGHPPQITLADDAARYLARAEGPYGLITDGPEHMQRAKIAALSLERWIAHIRPTGAWPPGFGKPHPRAYEEMEGFGSSSPMVYVADNPAKDFVTPKARGWLTVQITRPGSVHSPVPPDNDHAAHVKCQSFDELDAALAGLSA